The following proteins come from a genomic window of Bactrocera tryoni isolate S06 chromosome 1, CSIRO_BtryS06_freeze2, whole genome shotgun sequence:
- the LOC120782515 gene encoding structural maintenance of chromosomes protein 5, translating into MSRKLHRPIPCAEIASNAALRGKIKSVYCKNFVTYGECTFYPTEYLNVIIGPNGTGKSTLVAAIVLGLGGKPELLSRSSSIGDYVKNGRDEAVIKVEIYRDTPAKSGIFERRFPRNGKSTFKIGENVVAEKKYLSEIMEFKIQIGNLCQFLPQDRVQDFAKMDPQTIFINTVNSVCSQETINNFEELKKLRQGQLSEGDGVKKKKEELEQLQVLCNTLEQRLDRYNEQQEYQNKLDVCEAKKLHLDARGLGEQMKQQNNDLLLAKQKLEEENKVYDAIMRRQNDIAKTSKQLARGVAQKEQEEQTIAAKKQNVEERIKDLKDRIEQARTIYLKKKREKADYDKDLQEETKVLSLLLQDLTKANENNAEKDWKAELNALAQQIHNMKEELGKHMKMRLEINSELDEKYGPEIGTLKRRLERANDVHAQKLELLRDKFPDVYRAVQWLRDHQHLFKGTVYKPMILELSVLDPEHAKYFENIISIRDLLAFTCEDKDDVSLLVSELCVKQKLHINVGHAPSSNRINYRPDIPIESIRFCGFTAYLIDLIEGPPAIINYLCSLNRIHTIPIGTADVNNRTDDIPNNINIFFGGNQCYSVRVSRYSGEKSIMQKQISGRNLLTCKNTNEILQNEARLRELIRGSDVLKNKRTALEAKIEEIKIKREDILAKIRTIKSKLEERPKLEELCRRQNDKVKQLKNNVISLPELEQEFSEKAKNCLQQIMQLQNEKIQILKNLQQILVDKKVAVVKERIFKQENEELINNIKEAKDNKVQAMRMVETVTRALEKTQQQLETKVAEARKAKKDCKSLELFNLLPDTMDELKEAINEFKARLECMGDVDQDIAAEFRQKCADIERIKNEMQNAEHNRHGLAAQINTLHERWYPEIENIVMTLNKHFSDFMTSMNYVGEVQLIRRDEHDYDTYGIQIMVQYRSNAQLQALDRHTQSGGERAVAIATYTLSLQHITHVPFRCVDEINQGMDANNERKIFEMLVKETTQVGRAQYFFVTPKLLPNLMYNERMSVHIVFNGKMVESKNTFAFQI; encoded by the exons ATGTCAAGGAAACTTCATCGACCCATTCCATGCGCTGAAATTGCATCAAATGCTGCCTTAagaggaaaaataaaaagtgtttactGCAAAAATTTTGT CACTTACGGGGAGTGTACATTTTATCCAACagaatacctaaatgtaattaTAGGACCAAATGGCACTGGAAAATCAACGCTTGTGGCGGCTATAGTGCTTGGCTTAGGTGGCAAACCTGAATTGCTATCACGTTCAAGCTCTATTGGTGATTACGTGAAAAATGGGCGCGATGAAGCCGTTATTAAAGTTGAGATCTACCGTGATACACCAGCTAAGTCTGGAATTTTCGAAAGAAGATTTCCACGCAATGGAAAATCGACATTTAAGATTGGAGAAAATGTCGTGGCggaaaaaaaatacttgtcggaaataatggaatttaaaattcaaattggcAATTTGTGTCAATTTCTGCCGCAAGATAGGGTGCAAGACTTTGCCAAAATGGATccacaaacaattttcataaatactGTCAATTCGGTTTGTAGCCAAGAAACGATCAATAATTtcgaagaattaaaaaaattgcgccAAGGTCAGTTGAGTGAAGGTGATGGCgttaaaaagaagaaagaggAATTGGAGCAATTACAAGTGCTCTGCAATAC ACTTGAGCAACGTTTGGACCGGTACAATGAACAACAAGAATACCAAAATAAATTAGATGTTTGCGAGGCCAAAAAATTGCATCTGGATGCACGTGGTTTAGGAGAACAGATGAAGCAACAAAATAACGATTTATTATTAGCTAAACAGAAACTTGAAGAGGAAAATAAAGTGTACGATGCTATTATGCGGCGTCAAAACGATATAGCGAAAACTTCAAAGCAACTTGCTAGAGGCGTAGCTCAGAAG gaACAAGAAGAGCAAACAATTGCGGCAAAAAAACAGAACGTCGAGGAACGTATAAAAGATTTAAAAGATCGCATAGAGCAAGCACGAACAATATATTTG AAAAAGAAACGCGAAAAGGCAGATTACGATAAAGATTTGCAAGAAGAAACTAAAGTGTTGAGTTTGCTTTTGCAAGATCTAActaaagcaaatgaaaataatgcaGAAAAAGACTGGAAAGCTGAATTGAATGCACTAGCCCAACAAATACATAATATGAAAGAAGAATTAGGAAAACATATGAAAATGCGTTTGGAAATTAACAGCGAATTGGACGAGAAATATGGACCCGAAATTGGTACTCTAAAGAGACGATTGGAGCGAGCAAATGACGTGCATGCACAAAAGTTAGAG TTATTACGAGATAAATTTCCAGATGTTTATCGAGCAGTGCAATGGTTAAGGGATCATCAGCACTTGTTTAAAGGCACTGTTTACAAACCAATGATTTTAGAG TTGAGTGTGCTGGACCCCGAACATGccaaatatttcgaaaacatAATCAGCATAAGAGATCTACTAGCTTTCACTTGCGAGGACAAAGACGACGTTTCATTGCTTGTAAGTGAGTTATGCGTCAAACAGAAACTGCACATTAATGTTGGGCATGCGCCATCTTCTAATAGAATAAACTATCGCCCTGATATACCAATCGAGAGCATAAG atTTTGCGGTTTTACTGCATATTTAATTGATCTGATTGAAGGCCCACCAGCAATAATTAACTACTTATGCAGTCTAAATAGAATACATACTATACCAATTGGCACAGCTGATGTTAATAATAGAACTGATGACATTCCAAACAACATAAATATCTTCTTTGGcg GTAATCAATGTTATTCTGTCAGGGTTTCTCGCTATTCTGGTGAAAAATCCATTATGCAAAAGCAGATTAGCGGTAGAAACCTATTGACCTgtaaaaatacaaatgaaattttacaaaatgaggCACG TTTACGTGAATTAATACGTGGCAGTGATGTGCTGAAGAACAAACGTACGGCTTTGGAAGCTAAGATCGAAGAAATAAAGATTAAACGCGAAGATATACTGGCCAAAATTCGGACAATCAAGAGCAAACTGGAGGAGAGACCCAAATTAGAGGAGCTGTGTCGGCGACAAAATGACAAAGTGAAACAACTGAAAAACAACGTCATTA GTTTACCCGAATTGGAGCAAGAATTCTCAGAGAAAgcgaaaaattgtttacaacaAATCATGCagttacaaaatgaaaaaatacagattttaaaaaatttacaacagaTTTTGGTTGATAAAAAAGTCGCCGTTGTGAAAGAACGCATATTTAAGCAAGAAAATGAAGAGTTGATTAACAACATAAAGGAAGCCAAAGATAATAAGGTTCAAGCTATG CGCATGGTCGAAACCGTAACGCGAGCATTAGAGAAGACTCAGCAGCAATTGGAAACAAAAGTTGCAGAGGCTAGAAAAGCTAAAAAGGACTGCAAATCACTCGAGCTCTTCAATCTGCTGCCAGATACTATGGACGAATTGAAGGAAGCCATTAATGAATTTAAAGCACGTTTAGAGTGCATGGGAGATGTGGATCAGGAT ATCGCGGCTGAATTCAGGCAGAAATGTGCTGATATTGAAAGAATTAAGAATGAAATGCAGAATGCCGAACATAATCGCCACGGCTTGGCTGCGCAGATAAATACACTGCATGAGCGTTGGTATCCCGAAATCGAAAACATTGTGATGACGCTTAATAAACATTTCAGTGATTTTATGACTTCTATGAATTACGTGGGTGAAGTGCAGTTGATCAGGCGCGATGAG CATGATTACGACACGTACGGCATACAAATCATGGTACAGTATCGCAGTAATGCACAATTGCAGGCGCTCGATCGACACACTCAGTCCGGCGGCGAGCGCGCAGTTGCGATTGCGACCTACACGCTGTCGCTTCAGCACATCACGCACGTTCCTTTCCG CTGTGTGGATGAAATCAATCAAGGCATGGACGCTAACAATGAGCGAAAGATATTTGAAATGCTTGTGAAGGAAACAACGCAAGTCGGACgtgcacaatattttttcgtGACCCCAAAG CTTTTGCCAAACCTGATGTATAACGAACGCATGTCGGTACACATAGTATTCAATGGCAAAATGGTAGAATCTAAAAACACCTTTGCATTCCAAATATaa
- the LOC120774882 gene encoding queuine tRNA-ribosyltransferase catalytic subunit isoform X1 encodes MTTKVPPLTYKVIAECSVTKARAGLMTLRHGEVNTPVFMPVGTQGTLKGLLPDQLIELNCQILLGNTYHLGMRPGIETLQKAGGLHKFMSWPRGILTDSGGFQMVSLLKLAQIDENGVNFCSPFDNSECMLTPEHSIQIQNTIGADIMMQLDDVVKTTTVGPRVEEAMHRTIRWLDRCINAHARDDDQSLFPIVQGALDPELRKICADALIQRKVRGYAVGGLSGGESKHEFWRTVHVCTDLLPKDKPRYLMGVGFAADLVVCVALGIDMFDCVFPTRTARFGCALVNTGQMNLKNKKYENDMRPIDDECECSTCSKYTRSYLHHIAAMEAVSCSLLSIHNVAYQLRLMRNMREAIERDRFPQFICDFMAKHFEGESVPLWIREALQAVNVELPPDEDKVKEAVA; translated from the exons ATGACAACCAAGGTTCCTCCTCTAACGTACAAAGTAATTGCTGAATGTTCTGTGACGAAGGCGCGAGCCGGCTTAATGACACTTCGTCATGGTGAAGTCAATACACCAGTCTTCATGCCAGTAGGCACTCAA GGTACTTTGAAAGGTCTATTGCCGGATCAGCTAATTGAACTTAACTGTCAAATACTGCTAGGCAACACATACCATTTAGGCATGCGCCCTGGCATTGAAACACTTCAAAAGGCTGGTGGACTACACAAATTTATGAGTTGGCCCCGTGGTATTCTAACCGATTCTGGTGGCTTTCAGATGGTTTCTTTGTTAAAGTTGGCGCAAATTGATGAGAACGGTGTAAACTTCTGCTCTCCATTTGACAATAGTGAATGTATGTTGACACCTGAAcattcaattcaaattcaaaatactATTGGCGCCGACATAATGATGCAGTTGGATGATGTTGTCAAGACTACCACTGTTGGCCCGCGTGTTGAAGAGGCAATGCATCGTACTATACGTTGGTTGGATCGTTGCATAAATGCACATGCTCGTGATGACGATCAAAGTTTATTCCCTATTGTACAGGGTGCATTGGATCCTGAATTGCGCAAAATATGCGCAGACGCATTGATACAGCGCAAAGTGCGCGGTTATGCTGTGGGCGGTCTTAGCGGTGGCGAAAGTAAACATGAGTTCTGGCGTACAGTACATGTGTGTACCGATCTGCTGCCAAAGGATAAGCCACGATATTTAATGGGTGTAGGTTTCGCTGCTGATTTGGTCGTTTGCGTGGCGCTTGGTATTGATATGTTTGATTGTGTTTTCCCCACACGAACAGCTCGTTTTGGTTGCGCGCTGGTTAATACTGgacaaatgaatttaaaaaataaaaaatacgaaaacgaCATGCGCCCCATTGATGATGAATGCGAGTGTAGCACATGCAGCAAATATACACGTTCGTATTTGCATCATATTGCCGCGATGGAAGCAGTATCATGTAGTTTGTTAAGTATCCACAATGTGGCATATCAATTGAGGCTAATGCGGAATATGAGAGAAGCTATAGAGCGCGACCGATTCCCTCAGTTTATATGCGATTTTATGGCAAAACATTTCGAAGGTGAGTCGGTGCCATTGTGGATTAGAGAAGCTTTACAAGCGGTCAATGTGGAATTGCCGCCTGACGAAGATAAAGTGAAAGAAGCAGTGGCATAA
- the LOC120774882 gene encoding queuine tRNA-ribosyltransferase catalytic subunit isoform X2 yields MTLRHGEVNTPVFMPVGTQGTLKGLLPDQLIELNCQILLGNTYHLGMRPGIETLQKAGGLHKFMSWPRGILTDSGGFQMVSLLKLAQIDENGVNFCSPFDNSECMLTPEHSIQIQNTIGADIMMQLDDVVKTTTVGPRVEEAMHRTIRWLDRCINAHARDDDQSLFPIVQGALDPELRKICADALIQRKVRGYAVGGLSGGESKHEFWRTVHVCTDLLPKDKPRYLMGVGFAADLVVCVALGIDMFDCVFPTRTARFGCALVNTGQMNLKNKKYENDMRPIDDECECSTCSKYTRSYLHHIAAMEAVSCSLLSIHNVAYQLRLMRNMREAIERDRFPQFICDFMAKHFEGESVPLWIREALQAVNVELPPDEDKVKEAVA; encoded by the exons ATGACACTTCGTCATGGTGAAGTCAATACACCAGTCTTCATGCCAGTAGGCACTCAA GGTACTTTGAAAGGTCTATTGCCGGATCAGCTAATTGAACTTAACTGTCAAATACTGCTAGGCAACACATACCATTTAGGCATGCGCCCTGGCATTGAAACACTTCAAAAGGCTGGTGGACTACACAAATTTATGAGTTGGCCCCGTGGTATTCTAACCGATTCTGGTGGCTTTCAGATGGTTTCTTTGTTAAAGTTGGCGCAAATTGATGAGAACGGTGTAAACTTCTGCTCTCCATTTGACAATAGTGAATGTATGTTGACACCTGAAcattcaattcaaattcaaaatactATTGGCGCCGACATAATGATGCAGTTGGATGATGTTGTCAAGACTACCACTGTTGGCCCGCGTGTTGAAGAGGCAATGCATCGTACTATACGTTGGTTGGATCGTTGCATAAATGCACATGCTCGTGATGACGATCAAAGTTTATTCCCTATTGTACAGGGTGCATTGGATCCTGAATTGCGCAAAATATGCGCAGACGCATTGATACAGCGCAAAGTGCGCGGTTATGCTGTGGGCGGTCTTAGCGGTGGCGAAAGTAAACATGAGTTCTGGCGTACAGTACATGTGTGTACCGATCTGCTGCCAAAGGATAAGCCACGATATTTAATGGGTGTAGGTTTCGCTGCTGATTTGGTCGTTTGCGTGGCGCTTGGTATTGATATGTTTGATTGTGTTTTCCCCACACGAACAGCTCGTTTTGGTTGCGCGCTGGTTAATACTGgacaaatgaatttaaaaaataaaaaatacgaaaacgaCATGCGCCCCATTGATGATGAATGCGAGTGTAGCACATGCAGCAAATATACACGTTCGTATTTGCATCATATTGCCGCGATGGAAGCAGTATCATGTAGTTTGTTAAGTATCCACAATGTGGCATATCAATTGAGGCTAATGCGGAATATGAGAGAAGCTATAGAGCGCGACCGATTCCCTCAGTTTATATGCGATTTTATGGCAAAACATTTCGAAGGTGAGTCGGTGCCATTGTGGATTAGAGAAGCTTTACAAGCGGTCAATGTGGAATTGCCGCCTGACGAAGATAAAGTGAAAGAAGCAGTGGCATAA